A genomic stretch from Candidatus Omnitrophota bacterium includes:
- a CDS encoding glycosyltransferase yields MSFNEHKLGVKEHFDNVAVEYDKWKKKNWYYHRSLIDFVRKHVAPGSSVLEVGCATGDIIAATEPARGVGIDLSDRMIELAQSKYPDKSIEFISSPIEELGLDEKFDYIIMVDLLDHVYDVANVLRSVHRYCKPTTKLLITTINPWWSPVLDFMEKIGAKMPEGPHNFVEQRNLARIIEYLDYAISYTGYLLLFPKKIPLLSYLANTIGVKTWLLNKFSFVHYAVLRATPEDRTDLGMGCSVVIPCYNEEGNIAEAVKRVPRMGKYTEIIVVDDGSNDRTAGITRALEGEVEGLRLITYSPNHGKGYAVKAGFDAAAQEVVMILDADMTVMPEELPEFFDLLNKGKCGFVNGTRMVYPMAQQSMRFLNLLGNKVFGLILTYLTGQHITDTLCGTKALYKKDYLRIEMGRDKWGDFDLLFGAVHNGSKIIEVPVHYQARRAGVSKMKTLQHGLHLMRVCFRGFTELVLGLKP; encoded by the coding sequence ATGAGCTTTAACGAACACAAGCTCGGGGTCAAGGAACATTTTGATAACGTAGCGGTGGAATACGACAAGTGGAAGAAAAAGAACTGGTATTATCACCGGAGCCTGATCGATTTCGTCAGGAAACACGTGGCGCCGGGTTCGAGCGTGCTCGAGGTCGGGTGCGCGACGGGCGATATAATAGCGGCTACCGAACCGGCGCGCGGGGTTGGGATAGATCTCTCCGACCGCATGATAGAGCTTGCCCAGAGCAAGTATCCGGACAAGAGCATAGAATTCATATCTTCCCCCATAGAGGAACTCGGGCTCGATGAAAAGTTCGACTATATAATAATGGTGGACCTCCTGGACCATGTGTATGACGTCGCGAACGTGTTGCGCAGCGTACACAGGTACTGCAAACCCACGACCAAGCTCCTTATCACTACGATAAACCCGTGGTGGAGCCCGGTCCTGGACTTCATGGAGAAAATAGGCGCCAAGATGCCGGAAGGGCCGCATAATTTCGTCGAACAACGGAACCTCGCGCGTATCATAGAGTACCTGGATTACGCCATAAGTTATACGGGGTATCTCTTGCTGTTCCCCAAGAAGATACCGCTTTTGTCATACCTGGCGAATACCATAGGGGTGAAGACGTGGCTCCTCAACAAATTCTCGTTCGTGCATTACGCCGTGCTTAGGGCCACTCCCGAGGACAGGACCGACCTTGGGATGGGGTGCTCGGTGGTTATCCCGTGTTACAACGAGGAAGGGAACATCGCCGAGGCCGTGAAACGTGTGCCGCGTATGGGTAAGTACACCGAGATCATCGTCGTGGATGATGGTTCTAATGACCGGACGGCCGGGATAACGCGCGCGCTTGAAGGAGAGGTCGAGGGGCTCAGGCTCATAACGTACAGCCCTAACCACGGCAAGGGGTATGCCGTGAAGGCCGGGTTCGACGCCGCCGCGCAGGAAGTGGTCATGATACTTGACGCGGACATGACGGTCATGCCGGAAGAGCTGCCGGAATTCTTTGATCTCCTCAACAAAGGTAAATGCGGGTTCGTGAACGGTACGCGTATGGTGTACCCGATGGCCCAGCAATCCATGAGGTTCCTTAACCTCCTGGGCAACAAGGTTTTCGGGCTCATCCTTACATACCTTACAGGGCAGCATATAACCGATACGCTTTGCGGCACAAAGGCGCTCTACAAAAAAGATTACCTTCGTATCGAGATGGGCCGCGACAAGTGGGGAGACTTCGATCTCCTGTTCGGCGCGGTGCATAACGGGAGCAAGATCATAGAGGTGCCTGTCCATTACCAGGCGCGCAGGGCCGGTGTGTCCAAGATGAAGACCCTCCAGCACGGGCTGCATCTTATGAGGGTATGCTTCCGCGGGTTCACCGAACTCGTTCTCGGTCTCAAGCCTTAA
- the tadA gene encoding tRNA adenosine(34) deaminase TadA — MKTHEFYMHMALAQARAAFDNDEVPVGAVIVYNNEPIARAYNQIKMLKDPTAHAEMIAITQAAAQLANERLNGCDLYVTIEPCSMCVGAAILARLGRIIYGATDSKTGACGSAVDLTKPGLFNHDIEVIGGVLEPECRTIMQEFFLGKR; from the coding sequence ATGAAGACGCACGAGTTCTATATGCATATGGCGCTTGCCCAGGCCCGCGCGGCGTTTGATAACGACGAGGTCCCGGTAGGCGCGGTGATCGTGTATAATAACGAACCCATAGCCAGGGCGTATAACCAGATAAAGATGCTCAAGGACCCGACGGCCCACGCGGAAATGATCGCTATTACCCAGGCGGCGGCGCAACTGGCGAACGAAAGGTTGAATGGCTGCGACCTTTATGTTACAATTGAGCCCTGTTCGATGTGTGTGGGAGCGGCAATACTGGCGCGGCTAGGGCGTATCATCTATGGCGCGACGGATTCGAAGACCGGCGCGTGCGGTTCGGCGGTGGATCTTACAAAGCCGGGTCTTTTCAACCACGACATCGAGGTCATCGGCGGGGTGCTGGAACCCGAATGCCGGACCATCATGCAGGAGTTCTTTTTAGGGAAAAGGTAA